The Paraburkholderia sp. SOS3 genome includes a region encoding these proteins:
- the prmB gene encoding 50S ribosomal protein L3 N(5)-glutamine methyltransferase: MTTTPSCQASHPATHPFSTVRDVLRYAVSRFNQAQLSFGHGSANAYDEAVYLVLHTLHLPLDLLDPFLDARLSADEVDTVLKVIERRAAERVPAAYITQEAWMHGYRFHVDERVIVPRSFIGELLQDGLQPYVEDPEAVSAVLELCTGSGCLAILAAHAFPNADIDAVDLSPGAIEVATINVIDYELDERIAVFEGDLFAPLPERRYDVILANPPYVNAASMEALPAEYRHEPELALAGGADGMDIVRRIIGEARNWLTDDGVLVVEIGNERANVEAAFGGLDLVWLSTSAGDDNVFLLQASDLPGA, translated from the coding sequence ATGACCACCACCCCGTCCTGTCAGGCTTCTCATCCCGCCACGCATCCATTCTCGACGGTGCGCGACGTGCTGCGCTATGCGGTGTCGCGCTTCAACCAGGCGCAACTGTCGTTCGGACACGGTTCGGCGAATGCTTACGACGAAGCGGTCTATCTCGTTCTGCACACGCTGCATCTGCCGCTCGATCTGCTCGATCCGTTTCTCGACGCACGCCTGAGCGCCGACGAAGTCGACACGGTGCTGAAGGTGATCGAGCGGCGCGCGGCCGAACGTGTGCCGGCCGCGTACATCACGCAGGAAGCGTGGATGCACGGCTATCGCTTTCATGTCGACGAGCGCGTGATCGTGCCGCGCTCGTTTATCGGCGAACTGCTGCAGGATGGGCTGCAGCCGTACGTCGAAGACCCCGAAGCGGTATCGGCCGTGCTCGAACTGTGCACCGGCTCCGGGTGCCTCGCGATTCTCGCCGCGCACGCGTTTCCGAATGCCGATATCGACGCGGTCGATCTGTCGCCGGGTGCCATCGAAGTCGCGACGATCAACGTGATCGACTACGAACTCGACGAACGCATTGCCGTATTCGAAGGCGATCTGTTCGCACCGTTGCCCGAGCGCCGTTACGACGTCATCCTCGCGAATCCGCCCTATGTGAATGCGGCGTCGATGGAGGCGCTGCCGGCTGAATACCGGCACGAGCCCGAGCTCGCGCTCGCGGGTGGCGCGGATGGCATGGACATTGTGCGACGCATCATCGGCGAGGCGCGCAACTGGCTGACCGACGACGGTGTGCTCGTGGTCGAGATCGGCAACGAGCGTGCGAACGTCGAGGCGGCGTTCGGCGGGCTCGACCTCGTGTGGCTGTCGACCAGCGCCGGCGATGAC
- the dapE gene encoding succinyl-diaminopimelate desuccinylase, translating into MSGTLALTEALIARASVTPDDQHCQRLIVERLTALGFVCETIESNGVTNLWALRHGTDGADGKLLVFAGHTDVVPTGPLEQWSSPPFEPTHRDGKLYGRGAADMKASLAGFVVASEEFVAAHAQHRGSIAFLITSDEEGVATDGTVKVVEALAARGVRLDYCVVGEPTSSARFGDMVKNGRRGSMSGKLIVKGVQGHIAYPHLAKNPVHLLAPALAELVTERWDDGNEYFPPTTWQVSNLHSGTGATNVIPGHAELMFNFRFSTASTVEGLQSRVHAILDRHGLDYELTWTVSGLPFLTPRGALSDAVSAAIRAETGITPELSTTGGTSDGRFIARICPQVVEFGPLNASIHKIDEHIELGSIEPLKNVYRRVLEQLIA; encoded by the coding sequence ATGTCCGGCACCCTTGCCCTTACCGAAGCGCTGATTGCGCGCGCATCCGTCACCCCCGACGATCAGCATTGCCAGCGTCTGATTGTCGAGCGCCTCACGGCGCTTGGCTTCGTCTGCGAAACGATCGAGTCGAATGGCGTGACGAATCTCTGGGCGCTCCGGCATGGCACGGACGGCGCCGACGGCAAGCTGCTCGTGTTCGCGGGCCACACCGACGTCGTGCCGACCGGCCCGCTCGAACAGTGGTCGTCGCCGCCGTTCGAGCCGACGCATCGCGACGGCAAGCTGTACGGCCGCGGCGCCGCCGATATGAAAGCGTCGCTGGCCGGCTTCGTGGTCGCAAGCGAGGAATTCGTGGCCGCGCATGCGCAGCATCGCGGCTCGATCGCCTTTCTGATCACGAGCGACGAAGAAGGCGTGGCCACCGACGGCACCGTGAAGGTCGTCGAAGCGCTCGCCGCGCGCGGCGTGCGGCTCGACTATTGCGTGGTCGGCGAGCCGACCTCGAGCGCGCGCTTCGGCGACATGGTGAAAAACGGCCGGCGTGGTTCGATGTCGGGCAAGCTCATCGTCAAGGGTGTGCAGGGGCATATCGCGTATCCGCATCTCGCGAAGAACCCCGTTCATCTGCTCGCGCCGGCGCTTGCCGAACTGGTGACCGAGCGCTGGGACGACGGCAACGAATATTTCCCCCCCACCACCTGGCAGGTGTCGAACCTGCACAGCGGAACCGGCGCGACGAACGTGATTCCGGGCCACGCGGAACTGATGTTCAACTTCCGCTTTTCGACCGCGAGCACGGTCGAAGGCCTGCAAAGCCGCGTGCATGCGATTCTGGACAGGCATGGCCTCGACTACGAACTCACATGGACGGTCAGCGGGCTGCCGTTTCTCACGCCGCGCGGCGCGCTTTCCGATGCGGTCTCGGCCGCGATTCGCGCCGAAACCGGCATCACGCCCGAGCTGTCGACCACGGGCGGCACGTCCGACGGCCGTTTCATCGCGCGGATCTGCCCGCAGGTGGTCGAGTTCGGCCCGCTCAACGCGAGCATCCACAAGATCGACGAACATATCGAACTCGGCTCGATCGAACCGCTCAAGAACGTGTACCGGCGCGTACTCGAACAACTGATCGCCTGA
- a CDS encoding ArsC family reductase, giving the protein MTTRSAAKTIVVYGIPNCDTVKKARVWLEEHGVEFEFHDFKKAGVSEPLVRDWLKDVSLDSLVNRRGTTWRGLSDTMKAEADSEAGAIALLIHKPSVIKRPVVVVNGRVKALGFAADQYEALFA; this is encoded by the coding sequence ATGACAACGCGGTCTGCGGCGAAGACGATCGTCGTGTACGGCATTCCGAATTGCGACACCGTGAAGAAAGCGCGCGTGTGGCTCGAGGAACACGGCGTCGAATTCGAGTTTCACGATTTCAAGAAGGCCGGCGTGTCCGAGCCGCTCGTGCGCGACTGGCTCAAGGACGTGTCGCTCGATTCGCTCGTAAACCGGCGCGGCACGACGTGGCGCGGCCTGTCCGATACCATGAAGGCCGAAGCCGATAGCGAGGCCGGGGCGATCGCGCTGTTGATCCACAAGCCTTCGGTCATCAAACGGCCGGTGGTCGTGGTCAACGGGCGCGTGAAGGCGCTTGGCTTTGCCGCGGATCAATACGAGGCGCTGTTTGCCTGA
- the dapD gene encoding 2,3,4,5-tetrahydropyridine-2,6-dicarboxylate N-succinyltransferase has product MSQQLQQIIDTAWDNRADLSPKAASAEVRDAVAHALEQLDKGQMRVAEKKDGAWVVNQWLKKAVLLSFRLEDNAPMPAGGFSQFYDKVPTKFANYTAEDFAAGGFRVVPPAVARRGSFIAKNVVLMPSYVNIGAYVDEGTMVDTWATVGSCAQIGKNVHLSGGVGIGGVLEPLQANPVVIEDNCFIGARSEVVEGVIVEENSVISMGVYLGQSTKIYDRETGEVSYGRIPAGSVVVAGNLPSKDGTHSLYCAVIVKKVDAKTRAKVGLNELLRGD; this is encoded by the coding sequence ATGTCGCAACAACTTCAGCAGATCATCGACACCGCGTGGGACAACCGCGCGGACCTTTCGCCGAAAGCCGCGAGCGCCGAAGTGCGCGATGCGGTCGCGCATGCGCTCGAACAGCTCGATAAAGGGCAGATGCGCGTCGCCGAGAAGAAAGACGGCGCCTGGGTCGTCAATCAATGGCTGAAGAAAGCGGTGCTGCTGTCGTTCCGCCTCGAAGACAATGCGCCGATGCCGGCCGGCGGCTTCTCCCAGTTCTACGACAAGGTGCCGACCAAATTCGCGAACTACACGGCCGAAGACTTCGCCGCCGGCGGCTTTCGCGTCGTGCCGCCGGCCGTCGCGCGCCGCGGCTCGTTCATCGCGAAGAACGTCGTGCTGATGCCGTCGTACGTCAACATCGGCGCCTATGTCGATGAAGGCACGATGGTCGACACGTGGGCCACCGTCGGCTCGTGTGCGCAGATCGGCAAGAACGTGCATCTGTCGGGCGGCGTCGGTATCGGCGGCGTGCTCGAACCGCTGCAGGCGAACCCGGTCGTCATCGAAGACAACTGCTTTATCGGCGCGCGCTCGGAAGTGGTCGAAGGCGTGATCGTCGAGGAAAACTCGGTGATATCGATGGGCGTCTACCTCGGCCAGAGCACGAAAATCTACGACCGCGAAACGGGCGAAGTCAGCTACGGCCGCATTCCGGCAGGCTCGGTCGTCGTGGCGGGCAACCTGCCGTCGAAGGACGGCACGCATAGCCTTTACTGCGCGGTCATCGTCAAGAAGGTCGACGCGAAAACGCGCGCGAAGGTCGGTCTGAACGAACTGCTGCGGGGCGACTGA
- the dapC gene encoding succinyldiaminopimelate transaminase, whose product MNPLLDSLQPYPFEKLRLLFKDVMPPAHIQPISFGIGEPKHPTPALVRDAVVASLSGLASYPATLGSQPLREAIANWASWRYHLPPLDPATEVLPVAGSREALFALAQTVIDPRRNGAQAATGEPAIVLCPNPFYQIYEGAALLAGAQPYFANSDPARNFACDYAAVPADIWARTQLLYVCSPGNPTGAVLTLDDWRELFALSDRYGFVIASDECYSEIYFDEAKPPLGCLEAAHQLGRGYERLVVLSSLSKRSNVPGMRSGFVAGDAAILRQFLLYRTYHGAALSTVYQTASIAAWNDEAHVRENRAKYARKFATVTPMIASVLDVRLPDAAFYLWAHVARTGLSDTEFARRLYADYNVTVLPGSYLARTAHGTNPGRDFIRIALVADVDECTEGAQRIVDFCRALKR is encoded by the coding sequence GTGAATCCGCTACTCGACTCGCTGCAACCCTATCCGTTCGAAAAGCTGCGTCTGCTGTTCAAGGACGTCATGCCGCCCGCACACATCCAGCCGATCAGCTTCGGCATCGGCGAGCCGAAACATCCGACGCCGGCGCTCGTGCGCGACGCAGTCGTCGCCTCGCTGTCCGGCCTCGCTTCGTACCCGGCGACGCTCGGCTCGCAGCCGCTGCGCGAAGCGATCGCGAACTGGGCGTCGTGGCGCTACCATCTTCCGCCGCTCGATCCGGCCACCGAGGTGCTGCCGGTCGCGGGCTCGCGCGAGGCGCTCTTCGCGCTCGCGCAAACCGTGATCGACCCGCGCCGCAATGGCGCCCAGGCCGCAACCGGCGAGCCCGCGATCGTACTCTGTCCGAACCCGTTCTATCAAATCTATGAAGGCGCGGCGCTGCTCGCGGGCGCCCAGCCCTACTTCGCGAACAGCGACCCGGCGCGCAACTTCGCCTGCGACTATGCCGCCGTGCCCGCCGACATCTGGGCGCGCACGCAACTGCTCTACGTCTGCTCGCCGGGCAATCCGACCGGCGCCGTGCTCACGCTCGACGACTGGCGCGAACTGTTTGCGCTGTCGGACCGCTACGGCTTCGTGATCGCCTCCGACGAGTGCTACTCCGAAATCTACTTCGACGAAGCGAAGCCGCCGCTCGGCTGCCTCGAGGCCGCGCACCAGCTCGGCCGCGGCTACGAGCGGCTCGTCGTGCTGTCGAGCCTGTCGAAGCGCTCGAACGTGCCGGGCATGCGCTCGGGCTTCGTGGCCGGCGACGCTGCCATTCTCAGGCAGTTTCTGCTGTACCGCACCTATCACGGCGCGGCGCTGTCCACCGTCTATCAGACCGCGAGCATCGCCGCGTGGAACGACGAGGCGCATGTGCGCGAGAACCGCGCGAAGTACGCCCGGAAGTTCGCGACCGTCACGCCGATGATCGCGAGCGTGCTCGACGTGCGGCTGCCCGACGCCGCGTTCTACCTGTGGGCCCACGTCGCGCGCACCGGCCTGTCGGATACCGAATTCGCCCGGCGACTGTACGCCGACTATAATGTGACGGTTCTGCCCGGCTCCTATCTCGCGCGCACCGCTCACGGCACGAACCCCGGCCGCGACTTCATCCGCATCGCGCTCGTCGCCGACGTCGACGAGTGCACCGAGGGCGCGCAGCGCATCGTCGACTTCTGCCGCGCGCTCAAGCGTTAA
- a CDS encoding DMT family transporter — protein sequence MHTQPDARRGSGFSGGPTLAILIGASVWGVVWYPLRTLAALGITGTAASALTSGAGCLFVLLLKRRSIATVRWHWLLPALALAAGVTNLGFVWGAIHGQVMRVLLLFYLTPAWTALFAHFLLRERLRWSGAALAALSLAGAMLMLWSPRLGLPVPGSLAEWAGLAGGMGFAMSNVLTLKIVRELPRMKAEMRTATIFGGSALVSACAAVFEAMPAPPEGAHLATAALLVAVLGIVLGTNNMLVQYGLARVPANRASIIMLFEIVVTALSAWLLAGEAPGPREWAGGACIVLASALSSRVHRSRSAPQASQASLAAGDDGDPDGRNRSRAMV from the coding sequence ATGCACACGCAGCCTGACGCACGGCGCGGCAGCGGTTTTTCCGGCGGCCCGACGCTCGCCATCCTGATCGGCGCGTCGGTGTGGGGCGTCGTCTGGTATCCATTGCGTACGCTTGCGGCGCTCGGCATTACCGGCACGGCGGCCTCGGCGTTGACGAGCGGCGCCGGCTGTCTCTTCGTGTTGCTGCTCAAACGCCGTTCGATCGCGACGGTCCGCTGGCATTGGCTATTGCCCGCGCTCGCACTGGCCGCGGGCGTGACGAATCTCGGCTTCGTCTGGGGCGCGATTCACGGCCAGGTGATGCGCGTGTTGCTGCTCTTCTATCTGACGCCCGCATGGACCGCGCTCTTTGCGCACTTTCTGCTGCGCGAGCGGCTGCGCTGGTCGGGCGCGGCGCTCGCGGCGTTGTCGCTCGCGGGCGCGATGCTGATGCTGTGGTCGCCGCGGCTCGGCTTGCCGGTGCCCGGCAGCCTCGCCGAATGGGCCGGCCTCGCCGGCGGCATGGGCTTCGCGATGAGCAATGTGCTGACGCTGAAGATCGTGCGCGAACTGCCGCGCATGAAGGCCGAAATGCGCACGGCGACGATCTTCGGCGGCTCGGCGCTCGTGAGCGCCTGCGCAGCGGTTTTCGAAGCGATGCCCGCGCCGCCCGAAGGTGCGCATCTGGCTACTGCTGCCTTGCTGGTCGCCGTGCTCGGCATCGTGTTGGGCACAAACAACATGCTCGTGCAATATGGGCTCGCGCGCGTGCCAGCGAACCGCGCATCGATCATCATGCTCTTCGAGATCGTCGTGACCGCGCTGTCCGCGTGGCTGCTCGCCGGCGAAGCGCCGGGGCCGCGCGAATGGGCGGGCGGTGCGTGCATCGTGCTCGCCTCGGCATTGTCGAGCCGGGTGCACCGCAGCCGGTCGGCGCCGCAAGCATCACAAGCATCACTAGCGGCGGGCGACGACGGCGATCCGGACGGCCGGAATCGCTCGCGTGCGATGGTATGA
- the smc gene encoding chromosome segregation protein SMC, translating into MRLTSIKLAGFKSFVDPTHFQVPGQLVGVVGPNGCGKSNIIDAVRWVLGESRASELRGESMQDVIFNGSTARKPGSRASVELVFDNADGRAAGQWGQYAEIAVKRVLTRDGTSSYYINNLPARRRDIQDIFLGTGLGPRAYAIIGQGMIARIIEAKPEELRVFLEEAAGVSKYKERRRETENRLHDTRENLTRVEDIVRELSANLEKLEGQAVVATKFNELQAEGEEKQRLLWLLRKNEAGSERERQQRAIEQAQIDLEAHTAKLREVEAQLETLRVAHYSASDAMQGAQGALYEANAEVSRLEAEIKFIVESRNRVQAQIAALAAQREQWQSQAEKARGDLVEAEEELAVGDEKAAIAEETAAAKHDALPALEARWRDAQTQLNEERASIAQTEQALKLEAAHQRNADQQLQQLQQRHERLKTEAGGLDAPDEAQLEEQRMQLAEHEAVLADAQARLADAQETLPRLDAERREAQERVQAESAQIHQLEARLAALKQLQENVQTEGKIQPWLDKHELGALPRLWKKLHVEAGWETALESLLRERLAALEVSNLDWVKAFATDAPPAKLAFYSPPLAGQPAVASDTLRPLLSLVRIDDAGLRAVLNDWLGTAFVADDLAQALQMRAQLPEGGAFVVKAGHVVTRVGVQLYAADSEQAGMLARQQEIENLTRQVRAQALLADEAKAAAIRAEASHTQASQTLNDARQQAERATQRVHALQMDVLKLTQAHERYMQRSTQIREELEEITAQIDEQRALRAESETNFERHDGELAELQARFEDHQLAFESLDEELTNARAEARDLDRAATDARFAARNLASRIEELKRSIQVAHEQSERVDGSLEDARAELETINEQTAHTGLQDALAIRAVKEEALHAARLELDDLTAKLREADETRLTAERALQPLRDRITELQLKEQAARLNAEQFIEQLAAAGVDEAQLQAKLTPDLKPSYLQGEVTRINNAITALGPVNMAALDELKAATERKTFLDAQSADLTNAIETLEDAIRKIDQETRTLLQGTFDEVNHHFGELFPRLFGGGQAKLIMTGDEILDAGVQVMAQPPGKKNSTIHLLSGGEKALTATALVFAMFQLNPAPFCLLDEVDAPLDDANTERFANLVRAMSDKTQFLFISHNKIAMEMAQQLIGVTMQEQGVSRIVAVDMETAAGFAQNIV; encoded by the coding sequence GTGCGTCTGACATCGATCAAACTCGCTGGCTTCAAATCATTCGTCGATCCCACGCATTTCCAGGTTCCGGGCCAGCTTGTCGGCGTGGTCGGTCCTAACGGGTGCGGCAAATCCAACATCATCGACGCCGTGCGCTGGGTGCTCGGCGAATCGCGCGCCTCCGAATTGCGCGGCGAATCGATGCAGGACGTGATCTTCAACGGCTCCACGGCGCGCAAGCCCGGCAGCCGCGCGAGCGTCGAACTCGTGTTCGACAACGCCGACGGCCGCGCGGCCGGCCAGTGGGGCCAGTATGCGGAAATCGCCGTCAAGCGCGTGCTGACGCGCGACGGCACGTCGAGCTACTACATCAATAACCTGCCCGCGCGCCGGCGCGATATCCAGGACATCTTCCTCGGCACGGGTCTTGGGCCGCGCGCGTACGCGATCATCGGGCAGGGCATGATCGCGCGCATTATCGAAGCGAAGCCTGAAGAACTGCGCGTGTTTCTCGAAGAAGCCGCGGGCGTGTCGAAGTACAAGGAACGCCGCCGCGAAACCGAGAACCGTCTGCACGATACGCGCGAGAACCTCACGCGCGTCGAAGACATCGTGCGCGAGTTGAGCGCGAACCTCGAAAAGCTCGAAGGCCAGGCCGTCGTCGCGACGAAGTTCAACGAGCTGCAGGCCGAAGGCGAAGAGAAGCAGCGCTTGTTGTGGCTGTTGCGCAAGAACGAGGCGGGCAGCGAGCGCGAGCGTCAGCAGCGCGCGATCGAGCAGGCGCAGATCGACCTCGAAGCGCATACGGCAAAGCTGCGCGAAGTCGAAGCGCAACTCGAAACGCTGCGCGTCGCGCATTACTCGGCGAGCGACGCGATGCAGGGCGCACAAGGTGCGCTCTATGAAGCGAACGCGGAAGTGAGCCGTCTCGAAGCCGAGATCAAATTTATCGTCGAATCGCGCAATCGCGTGCAGGCGCAGATCGCGGCGCTTGCCGCGCAGCGCGAGCAGTGGCAGTCGCAGGCGGAAAAAGCGCGCGGCGATCTCGTCGAGGCCGAGGAGGAACTCGCGGTCGGCGACGAAAAGGCCGCGATCGCCGAAGAAACAGCGGCGGCGAAACACGATGCGCTGCCCGCGCTCGAAGCGCGCTGGCGCGATGCGCAAACGCAGCTCAACGAGGAGCGCGCGAGCATTGCGCAAACCGAGCAGGCGCTGAAGCTCGAAGCCGCGCACCAGCGCAATGCGGACCAGCAGTTGCAGCAACTGCAACAGCGCCACGAGCGTCTGAAGACCGAAGCGGGCGGCCTCGACGCGCCCGATGAAGCGCAGCTCGAAGAGCAGCGTATGCAGCTCGCCGAGCACGAAGCGGTGCTTGCCGACGCGCAGGCGCGTCTGGCCGATGCGCAGGAAACGCTGCCGCGCCTCGACGCCGAGCGGCGTGAAGCGCAGGAGCGCGTGCAGGCCGAAAGTGCACAGATTCATCAGCTCGAAGCGCGCCTTGCCGCTTTGAAGCAGTTGCAGGAGAACGTGCAGACCGAAGGCAAGATCCAGCCGTGGCTCGACAAGCACGAACTCGGCGCGCTGCCGCGCCTGTGGAAGAAGCTGCATGTCGAAGCCGGGTGGGAAACGGCGCTCGAATCGCTGTTGCGCGAACGGCTTGCGGCGCTCGAGGTGTCGAATCTCGATTGGGTCAAGGCATTCGCGACCGATGCGCCGCCGGCCAAGCTCGCATTCTATTCGCCGCCGCTCGCGGGTCAGCCCGCCGTGGCGTCGGATACGCTGCGGCCGCTGCTGTCGCTCGTGCGCATCGACGATGCGGGCTTGCGCGCCGTGCTCAACGACTGGCTCGGCACCGCGTTCGTCGCCGACGATCTCGCGCAGGCGCTGCAGATGCGCGCGCAGTTGCCTGAAGGCGGCGCATTCGTCGTGAAGGCGGGGCATGTCGTGACGCGCGTCGGCGTGCAGTTGTATGCGGCCGATTCCGAGCAGGCCGGCATGCTCGCACGTCAGCAGGAAATCGAGAATCTGACGCGCCAGGTGCGCGCCCAGGCGCTGCTCGCCGACGAAGCGAAGGCCGCCGCGATTCGCGCGGAGGCGTCGCACACGCAGGCTTCGCAAACGTTGAACGACGCACGCCAGCAGGCCGAGCGCGCAACCCAGCGCGTGCACGCGCTGCAGATGGACGTGCTGAAGCTCACGCAGGCGCACGAGCGCTACATGCAGCGCAGCACGCAGATCCGCGAGGAACTCGAAGAGATCACCGCGCAGATCGACGAGCAGCGCGCGTTGCGCGCCGAATCGGAAACGAACTTCGAGCGTCACGACGGCGAGCTTGCGGAACTGCAGGCACGCTTCGAAGATCATCAGCTCGCGTTCGAATCGCTCGACGAGGAACTGACGAATGCGCGTGCCGAAGCGCGCGACCTCGACCGCGCCGCGACCGACGCGCGCTTTGCGGCACGCAATCTGGCCAGCCGCATCGAAGAGCTCAAGCGCAGCATTCAGGTCGCGCACGAGCAGAGCGAGCGCGTCGACGGTTCGCTCGAGGATGCGCGCGCCGAACTCGAAACGATCAACGAGCAGACCGCGCATACGGGCCTGCAGGACGCGCTCGCGATACGCGCGGTGAAGGAAGAGGCACTGCATGCGGCGCGGCTCGAGCTCGACGACCTGACGGCGAAGCTGCGCGAGGCCGACGAAACGCGTCTGACAGCCGAGCGCGCGCTGCAGCCGCTGCGCGACCGGATCACGGAACTGCAACTGAAGGAGCAGGCGGCGCGCCTGAACGCCGAGCAGTTCATCGAGCAACTGGCCGCGGCCGGCGTCGACGAAGCGCAACTGCAGGCGAAGCTCACGCCGGATCTGAAGCCGTCGTATCTGCAGGGCGAAGTGACGCGCATCAACAATGCGATCACTGCGCTCGGACCCGTGAACATGGCCGCGCTCGACGAACTGAAGGCCGCGACCGAGCGCAAGACCTTCCTCGACGCGCAATCGGCTGACCTGACCAACGCGATCGAGACGCTCGAAGACGCGATTCGCAAGATCGACCAGGAAACGCGCACGCTGCTGCAAGGCACCTTCGACGAGGTCAACCATCACTTCGGCGAGCTGTTCCCGCGCCTTTTCGGCGGCGGCCAGGCCAAGCTCATCATGACCGGCGACGAAATTCTCGACGCCGGCGTGCAGGTCATGGCACAACCGCCGGGCAAGAAAAATTCGACGATTCACCTGCTGTCGGGCGGCGAAAAAGCGCTGACGGCCACGGCGCTCGTGTTCGCGATGTTCCAGCTGAACCCGGCGCCGTTCTGTCTGCTCGACGAGGTCGACGCGCCGCTCGACGACGCGAACACCGAACGGTTCGCGAACCTCGTGCGCGCAATGTCGGATAAAACGCAGTTCCTCTTCATTTCACACAACAAGATTGCGATGGAAATGGCGCAGCAGCTGATCGGAGTGACGATGCAGGAGCAGGGTGTGTCGCGTATCGTCGCGGTCGACATGGAAACTGCTGCCGGTTTTGCCCAGAATATCGTTTGA
- a CDS encoding cell division protein ZipA C-terminal FtsZ-binding domain-containing protein, producing the protein MDELTLGLIGAGAVVVGGVVVYNAWQSAKVRRRMPRPMPSDAADPLSRDDHEEQSPFIAPARPTVRRDGAPGEPADESQRVEPTFGATAPPDTPADIQAEMTSPNGFPEGDGEVARPRVQGSAQAPGQAARQSGQPGAAGGPDEPVEPIMPAATTISAAPPAVVDRRIDCIVPIRLGAPVAGDKVLPLAQRLRRAGSKPVHIEGRPEGGGAWELLQNGVRYDELRAAAQLANRNGPLNELEFSEFVSGVQQFADALDGAPEFPDMMETVSMARELDGFAAQCDAQLSINVLSDGAPWSANYVQAVASQDGLLLSRDGTRFVKLDAKQSPVFMLQFGDTNFLRDDLTYKGGQMITLVLDVPVADEDILPFRLMCDYAKSLSERIGGRVVDDQRRPLPEAALLAIEKQLMTLYAKLEQAGIPAGSPVTRRLFSQ; encoded by the coding sequence ATGGACGAGTTGACACTCGGGTTAATCGGCGCGGGCGCCGTGGTGGTAGGGGGCGTGGTCGTGTACAACGCGTGGCAGAGCGCGAAAGTGCGGCGACGGATGCCAAGACCGATGCCGAGCGACGCGGCCGATCCGCTTTCGCGCGACGACCACGAAGAGCAGAGCCCGTTCATTGCGCCGGCACGGCCGACCGTTCGCCGCGATGGCGCACCGGGCGAGCCCGCGGACGAGTCGCAGCGCGTCGAGCCGACTTTCGGCGCGACTGCGCCGCCCGACACGCCGGCCGATATCCAGGCCGAGATGACGTCGCCGAACGGATTCCCCGAGGGTGACGGCGAGGTTGCCAGGCCGCGCGTGCAAGGTTCGGCGCAAGCGCCAGGGCAAGCGGCGCGGCAATCCGGCCAGCCTGGTGCCGCCGGCGGTCCGGACGAGCCTGTCGAGCCGATCATGCCCGCGGCGACCACCATTTCCGCAGCGCCGCCCGCCGTCGTCGACCGGCGCATCGACTGCATCGTGCCGATTCGTCTTGGTGCGCCGGTGGCCGGCGACAAGGTGCTGCCGCTCGCGCAACGGCTGCGCCGCGCGGGCAGCAAGCCCGTGCATATCGAAGGCAGGCCGGAAGGCGGCGGCGCGTGGGAACTGCTGCAAAACGGCGTGCGTTATGACGAGTTGCGCGCGGCCGCGCAGCTTGCGAACCGCAACGGACCGTTGAACGAACTCGAGTTCTCCGAGTTCGTGAGCGGCGTGCAGCAGTTCGCCGATGCGCTCGACGGCGCGCCCGAATTCCCCGACATGATGGAAACCGTGTCGATGGCGCGCGAACTCGACGGTTTTGCCGCGCAGTGCGACGCGCAGCTGTCGATCAACGTGCTTTCCGACGGCGCGCCGTGGTCGGCGAACTACGTGCAGGCGGTCGCTTCGCAGGACGGCCTGCTGCTGTCGCGCGACGGCACGCGGTTTGTGAAGCTCGACGCGAAGCAAAGCCCGGTTTTCATGCTGCAGTTCGGCGATACCAACTTCCTGCGCGACGACCTCACGTACAAGGGCGGCCAGATGATCACGCTGGTGCTCGACGTGCCGGTGGCCGACGAAGACATCCTGCCGTTCCGCCTGATGTGCGACTACGCGAAGTCGCTGTCCGAGCGCATCGGCGGGCGCGTCGTCGACGATCAGCGGCGGCCGTTGCCTGAGGCGGCTCTGCTCGCGATCGAAAAGCAGCTGATGACGCTGTACGCGAAGCTCGAGCAGGCCGGCATCCCGGCGGGGTCGCCGGTGACGCGGCGGTTGTTCAGCCAGTAA